The proteins below come from a single Parageobacillus toebii NBRC 107807 genomic window:
- the hxlB gene encoding 6-phospho-3-hexuloisomerase, translating to MQTTQYLGEIIKELNRTADFIADEEAEKLVNGILESKKIFVAGAGRSGFMSKSFAMRMMHMGLDAYVVGETITPNLEQDDILIIGSGSGETRSLVSMAEKAKNLGATIALVTIFPESTIGQLADIIVKLPGSPKDQSDNGYKTIQPMGSLFEQTLLLFYDAIILRCMEKKGLDSNTMFKRHANLE from the coding sequence ATGCAGACTACGCAATATTTGGGTGAAATCATAAAAGAGTTAAATCGGACAGCCGATTTCATTGCTGATGAAGAAGCTGAAAAATTGGTAAATGGGATTCTCGAATCAAAGAAAATTTTTGTAGCTGGCGCAGGCAGATCTGGATTTATGTCCAAATCTTTTGCGATGCGAATGATGCATATGGGGTTAGACGCCTATGTAGTAGGCGAAACCATAACCCCTAACCTAGAACAAGATGACATTTTGATCATCGGATCGGGTTCAGGGGAAACGAGAAGTTTAGTTTCCATGGCTGAAAAAGCAAAAAACTTAGGTGCAACAATAGCCTTAGTGACCATTTTCCCTGAATCGACCATTGGACAATTAGCTGATATCATTGTCAAATTACCTGGCTCACCTAAAGACCAATCAGACAATGGATACAAAACCATACAGCCAATGGGATCACTATTTGAGCAAACCCTATTACTATTCTATGATGCTATCATATTAAGATGCATGGAGAAAAAAGGACTTGACTCCAATACCATGTTTAAAAGACATGCCAATCTTGAATAG
- a CDS encoding bis-aminopropyl spermidine synthase family protein translates to MSKIGIAAETRRIDALLLRALYFGPKSYWELMRAGKAQTHQVLKALQSLLEGEMVVYDGDHFVITEAGRRKAETLSLERVAEQRCEACAGRGIVLRPPFDRVLADFQDIVAMRPKATPDFDQGYVTPETTMRRLALMAQQGDLVGRDILLLGDDDLTGIAAALSGLPRRIYVLDVDERIISFIRDVARDRGWDHVHAEVYDAQDGLPSHLRGQFDVFFTDPVDTVKGLLLFLSRCTEGLRGPGAAGYFGLSYLEASWRKWRQIQQGILDMGFAITDMLGAFQDYLLEDIVALDWARMAPVPVKEPDIPFYVSTVYRLELVEEPQPLFFGRVELGQDLYYDEEFCDPLQE, encoded by the coding sequence ATGTCAAAAATCGGTATTGCTGCGGAAACTCGTCGGATCGACGCGCTTCTGCTTCGTGCACTCTACTTCGGTCCCAAATCCTACTGGGAGCTGATGCGGGCAGGGAAAGCCCAGACCCACCAGGTGCTGAAGGCACTGCAGTCGCTCCTGGAGGGAGAGATGGTGGTCTACGACGGTGATCACTTCGTGATTACCGAGGCGGGGCGTCGAAAGGCGGAAACTCTGAGCCTGGAACGGGTGGCCGAACAACGCTGTGAGGCTTGCGCGGGGCGCGGTATCGTTCTGCGACCGCCTTTCGATCGCGTCCTTGCGGATTTCCAGGATATCGTGGCCATGCGGCCCAAGGCGACGCCCGACTTTGACCAGGGGTACGTGACGCCTGAGACCACCATGCGACGACTGGCCCTGATGGCCCAGCAAGGCGATTTGGTGGGCCGCGATATTCTGCTACTGGGCGACGACGACCTCACGGGCATTGCGGCCGCGCTCTCAGGGTTGCCGCGGCGCATCTACGTCCTGGATGTGGACGAACGCATAATCAGCTTCATCCGTGACGTGGCCCGGGACCGTGGTTGGGACCACGTCCACGCCGAGGTCTACGACGCACAGGATGGGCTGCCGTCTCACCTCCGTGGCCAGTTTGATGTGTTCTTCACGGACCCGGTCGACACCGTCAAGGGCCTCCTGCTCTTCCTGAGCCGCTGCACAGAGGGGCTGCGTGGGCCCGGTGCCGCGGGCTACTTTGGTCTCTCTTACCTGGAGGCCTCTTGGCGGAAGTGGCGGCAGATCCAGCAGGGCATTCTCGACATGGGCTTTGCCATCACTGACATGCTGGGTGCCTTCCAGGACTACCTGTTGGAGGACATTGTAGCCCTAGACTGGGCGCGCATGGCACCGGTGCCGGTTAAGGAACCCGATATCCCCTTCTACGTCAGCACCGTCTACCGCCTGGAGCTGGTCGAGGAGCCTCAGCCCCTCTTTTTCGGCCGGGTGGAGCTTGGGCAGGACCTCTACTACGACGAAGAGTTCTGCGACCCCCTGCAAGAATAG
- the hxlA gene encoding 3-hexulose-6-phosphate synthase, with the protein MELQLALDLVNIPEAKKLVKEVEEYVDIVEIGTPVIINEGLRAVKEIKQEFPHLKVLADLKIMDAAAYEVMKASEAGADIITILGVAEDLSIKGAVEEAKKQGKKILVDMIGVKNLEERAKEVDEFGVDYICVHTGYDLQAVGKNSLEDLATIKRVVKNAKTAIAGGIKLNTLPEVIKAKPDLIIVGGGITGQEDKRAVAAEMKKMIQQGE; encoded by the coding sequence AATTAGCATTGGATCTCGTAAACATTCCAGAAGCGAAAAAGCTGGTAAAAGAAGTCGAGGAGTATGTTGATATTGTAGAAATCGGCACTCCAGTTATTATTAATGAAGGTCTTAGAGCCGTAAAGGAAATCAAACAAGAATTCCCTCACTTAAAAGTATTGGCAGACTTAAAAATCATGGATGCAGCCGCATATGAAGTCATGAAAGCATCCGAAGCTGGTGCTGACATTATCACTATACTTGGAGTTGCAGAAGATTTGTCCATCAAAGGTGCCGTGGAAGAAGCTAAAAAACAAGGCAAAAAAATCTTGGTGGACATGATCGGAGTGAAGAATTTGGAAGAACGAGCGAAAGAAGTAGATGAGTTTGGAGTCGACTATATTTGTGTACACACAGGTTATGATCTTCAGGCAGTCGGAAAAAACTCTCTTGAAGACCTTGCAACAATCAAACGTGTCGTGAAAAACGCAAAAACTGCGATCGCAGGCGGCATCAAATTAAACACATTGCCTGAAGTCATTAAAGCAAAACCTGATCTTATCATTGTAGGTGGCGGCATTACTGGTCAAGAAGATAAACGAGCTGTAGCCGCTGAAATGAAAAAAATGATCCAACAAGGTGAATGA